Within Marinomonas mediterranea MMB-1, the genomic segment GAGAATGGAAAGCACGAGTTCCAAATAGACACAAAGAAGGTTTTAAAGGAGCACAAATATTCTGCCGCCGGTTTGACGAGCAACATGTCGAAATCACCTTAATCACCTATTGGCCTGATCGTGAGAGCGTTATGGCATTTGCAGGTCAAGATATCGATGTCGCTAAGCTCTATCCAGAAGATGATCAATATGAATTAGATCCTGATACATTTGTTCATCACTATGATGTCTTAGAACATCAGTTCGTCTCGTAGACATCACGATGACTCGTTCTCAACGACTTCTCGAGCTCCTCGATCTTCTTAGACAAAGCCGACGTCCGGTGACCGCTAAGCAATTAGCTGAACGACTTGGCATTAGCGTGCGCAGCGTGTATCGAGACATCCTAACGTTGCAGGAACAAGGAGCCCAAATAGAAGGAGAAGCGGGCGTAGGTTATGTCATGCAAGACGGCTTTTGGATGCCGCCGCTCATGTTTTCCGAACAAGAACTCGAAGCCATCGTCCTAGGTATGCGCTGGGCGTCCAAACAAACAGACTCCGAGATGCAGTCTCACGCGGTCTCTGCACTCGCTAAAATTCGAAATGCCTTGCCAGACGACCTGGATGACAAAGTACTTCACAATACGCTACTCGTACCCCCGCCTCAAAAAAGTAAAACAGAAAACACCTCTAAAGACATTCTGATTCCTCTGCGACAAGCCATTCGAGAAGAAAAGATCGTTCAATTTGACTACAAAAGCTTAGATGGCAAAGCATCATCTCGAAAAGTCTGGCCTTTTGCATTGGGTTATTTTGAGTCCGTTTCCGTATTAGTAGGATGGTGTGAAACACGCAACGCAAACAGGCACTTTCGTACAGATCGAATACGAAATCTAACCCTACTTGAAGAGCGCTCCCCTAAATCAAAAAGGGCTCTCGCAGCAGAGTGGAAAAAGGAAAACGGGATCATTAGTTAATGATCAGAAAGTAATAAATACTGATTATTATTGCTTGAAGGGCGAATATAACC encodes:
- a CDS encoding helix-turn-helix transcriptional regulator, yielding MTRSQRLLELLDLLRQSRRPVTAKQLAERLGISVRSVYRDILTLQEQGAQIEGEAGVGYVMQDGFWMPPLMFSEQELEAIVLGMRWASKQTDSEMQSHAVSALAKIRNALPDDLDDKVLHNTLLVPPPQKSKTENTSKDILIPLRQAIREEKIVQFDYKSLDGKASSRKVWPFALGYFESVSVLVGWCETRNANRHFRTDRIRNLTLLEERSPKSKRALAAEWKKENGIIS